CGCCAGGCAGCCAGCAGACGTCGCAATCCCCGGCGGGCGCTTCATCGGCGAGCGGCGAGAAGGGGACGATCTCGGCGCCGGCCTTGCGCCAATAGGCGGCGACATGCGGATAGAGAAAGGTGAAGGCGGCGTCCTCGGCCAGCGCGATGCGCTGGCCGGGCGGCTGCAACGCGTCGCCAAAATCGCCGGGTGCGGGCGAGAACGGCTTTGCCAGCGCCATGATGGCGTCGAGGTCGAGCGAGCTTTCGACCATGTCGGCCAGCCGGTCGAGATGCGCCATCAGGTTCTCATATTCGCCTGCCTGGACGAGGCCGAGATGGCGCTCGGGCAGGTTCAGGCTGGGATCGCGCATGATGGCGCCGACCACGGGCAGGCCGATGGCCTCTATTGCCTCGCCGCAAAGCCGGCGGTGACGCTCGCTGCCCAGCCGGTTGAGCACCACGCCGGCCATGCGCACATCGGGATCGTAGGTGGCAAAACCCTTGGCCACGGCCGCCGCCGTGGTCGACTGGCCGGAAACGTCGAGCACCAGCAGCACCGGCAGGCCATAGAGCCGGGCGAGATCGGCCGCCGAGCCGGTACGACCTTGCGCCGAAGGAATGCCGTCGAACAGGCCCATGGCGCTTTCGAGGAAGACGAACTCGGCATCGTCGGTTGCGTTACCAGCCAGTGCGTTGAGGAGGGCAGGCGACATCGCCCAGCTGTCGAGATTGACGCCGGAAAGCCCGGTGGCGGCCGTGTGGAAGCCGGGATCGATATAGTCCGGGCCGGACTTGGCGCCACGCACCTTGATGCCGCGCCGCGCCAGCGCGCGCAGGATGCCGATCGTGACGCTGGTCTTGCCCGAGCCGGAACGCGGCGCGCCGATGATGATGGCGCGGGTCATTGTCCGCCCGCCAGGGCCGCGCGCATGGCGACGATGCCGCCGACGACAATCAACGCCGGCGAGGCGAGGCCGGCGGCTGCGGCTTGCTCCGCAAGGGTTGCAAGCGTGGCGACGACAATGCGTTCCTGCGGTGTTGTGGCGGCGAC
The nucleotide sequence above comes from Mesorhizobium shangrilense. Encoded proteins:
- a CDS encoding cobyrinate a,c-diamide synthase; the encoded protein is MTRAIIIGAPRSGSGKTSVTIGILRALARRGIKVRGAKSGPDYIDPGFHTAATGLSGVNLDSWAMSPALLNALAGNATDDAEFVFLESAMGLFDGIPSAQGRTGSAADLARLYGLPVLLVLDVSGQSTTAAAVAKGFATYDPDVRMAGVVLNRLGSERHRRLCGEAIEAIGLPVVGAIMRDPSLNLPERHLGLVQAGEYENLMAHLDRLADMVESSLDLDAIMALAKPFSPAPGDFGDALQPPGQRIALAEDAAFTFLYPHVAAYWRKAGAEIVPFSPLADEAPAGDCDVCWLPGGYPELHAGRLAAAANFRAGMARFAEMKPVHGECGGFMVLGEALEDASGETHAMLGLLGHSTSFARRKMNLGYREARLRADCPLGARGAAIRGHEFHYAQMLATGNDEPLADLADGLGNPLGASGYRRGNVSGTFFHAIAKG